In Tripterygium wilfordii isolate XIE 37 chromosome 17, ASM1340144v1, whole genome shotgun sequence, the genomic window aaaatcatatGTACAACAGAAGAATCTGCTGAAACTTCTGCCTCTGCTATTGAATGATATCAGGTTGGCCAGATTTATCAGTcatctttttttattaagaaaacctagcttattttattttacccaAATGATGGTTGCTCGCAGTTTTACAATCCCAAACTCAAGGCATTTCTGAAAGCATCACTTCCCCTTTCCCGATGTTATCGCCTACCACACCCTCGTTAGAGCCCATGCCCCCTCCTCACTTCACCTTCCCCTTGGTGCTCAAGGCCCTTGCGCGCCTCCAAACCAAGTTGGGTTTACGTTCGCTTGTTGTGAAGCTAGGTTTTGACTCCGACATTTATGTGCAAAATGGGTTGATTAGTTTTTATGGGTGTCTTGGGTTGGTTGAGATTGTGGTAAAGGTGTTCGAGGATATGACCGAAAGGGATTTAGTATCATGGTCTTCGATGATTGCATGTTTTGCTAATAATGGGCTTGGATATGAAGCGTTGGCTTTGTTTCAGCTTATGCAGCTTGAGGCCAATGTGAAGCCTAATGAGATTATGATGCTGAGTGTCATATCTGCTATTTCGAGCGTAGGAGCAATGGAATTGGGCAGGTGGATTGATGTTTCTGTTCGGAGGAATGGGTTGAAGCACTCTGTTTCACTGGGTACTGCCTTAATTGACATGTACTCAAAATGTGGGTCAGTTGACGATTCAAtcagtgtttgatgaaatgccttATGAGAAATGTATTGAGATGGACGGCAGTTATTACCGGCATTGCGGTGCATGGCCACAGTACGGAAGCACTGAGAGCATTTTTGGAGATGAAATGTGGTTTGTTGCCTGATCATATTACCTTTATTGGAGTTTTAATGGCTTGTAGTCAATAGTCATGGTGGCCTTGTTGAGGAAGGATGGCAAGTTAAGTTTTCAATAGTATTAAGGATGAATATGGTATGGAACCAATTCTTGAGCAGTACGATTGCATGGTAGATCTCCTTGGTCGTGCTGGGTCAATCTTTGAAGCCTTCGAGTTTGTAGAGAGAATGCCCCTGAAAGCAAATGTTGTTGTTTGGAGGACTTTGCTTGGGGCTTGCGTCCGGCATAACAATGTTGAATTGGCAGAGAAAGTGAAGGATAGAATTCATGAGCTAGACCCTTATCATGATGGTGATTATGTGCTTTTTTATCTAATGGATATGGTAGAGTTGGTAGAGATGGTCTGAGAAGGCCGAGGTTAGAACTTGACTGGGAGAAAAGAGGATTCGTAAGAGACCTGGCTATAGTTTTCTCGTAGTGGATCAAGTTGTTCATGAGTTCCTGTCAGGAGATGATGCTAATCCCAAATCAAAGGAAACCAGAGGATTCGTAGTTTCATGACattgaaaaggaagagaaagagcagtctTGGTTTTCAGAGTGACAAGTTTGCAGTTGCTTTTGCTCTTCGCATTCTCGATGATAGAAGAATCGTAAGAGTCATGAAGAACCTTTGAATTTGTAAGGACTGCCATTCATTCATGAAGCATGTTTCCCGTAAGTTTGGCCGAGAAATCATTGTTCGGGATCGGAATCGTTTTCATCATTTCAGAAAGGGTTAATGTTCTTGCCATTGCCAAGATTATTGGTGGCACATACTcaactgcaagtctgcaaccCTTGATATAACTTAATTATGAAAATGCATGATGCACGTGCGGTGGAGTTGTGGTAGCCATTTTCTCAATTTGCAATGAAAGGATGAATTTCATCTCCATTGATTTTTCTGGAAAACATAGTCCATGGACATGGAGGCAACTGCTGCAGAACAAAAGGATTATCTTTGTGGGGGGTATCATCTCAAGAGCCGTTTTCTTATTCGGACACCCGTACAAGAGAATATTTGTGGACTACCTATACCACATCGTTTTCTCTCCTTTCCGTTTCTCTCTCGATCCGGCCGGTCATGGTTTCCGACAACTGACACACTATCAAAACCCCATAAGTTTTTACCACCGTTCTGTATTTCGACCATAATAAAGCCCGAAAGGTACAGACCACCGCGAGTAAGAATGTGCTCGACCTAGTACACCTCTTGGCCGGTCAGAAAAGCTGCCGGAAACGGCGATAGAGAGATACCAGAAGGAAAGagagacaaagaagaaagaagtgaaaaggtTTATCAACCCAAGCGTTGATCAAAGGTCTATAAACAATGGTAATATTTATGGACGTTTCCACCTCAGAATTCTCCATGATCTCAAAAATCAACCAACCATTCTTGtctttcagaacataactttcAGGGGTTGGATAGTATACCTGCAGGATGAGCATGGGACGACGCCAGTCACGCCACAGCCCTTATGATTGACATGTAACTACTGGGTATTTTCTTGCATGGATTAGAAATGGGCTATTGCTCCTCGTTCTATCTCCATTTTGTGCATGTTCGTCTCTCATTCGTCATGCGAATCAATTTGATTATTTTCCCagtatatattttctttattttcaccATACTTTCCATATTATTTGAGCACATATATGTTGGGTCAGTTGCTGGAATGCACATCATAATGAAAATTCACATTGGAAACTCAACTGGGAAGATAATAGACTCATTTCTTAACGAATTGAAACACTAAACCAGGGGAGGATTCAAACACCATGTTTGAACTTTTGTTCAGCCCAGTTTTCAGAATGTCAGAGCTGAAGAGGCGTTGCTTAGTATAGGATTCTTCATTATGCTACACTTGATTTTGGTGAAACTCTTTCAGAAACAAAATTTTTGGTCGTCATTTTTATCTGCCAGGGACAGTGTAGTAGTCATTTAGCATTCCTAGACTTTTCCCCAgttcttcatttctttcttcAGTTTTTGTTGAATTCCTATCCATGATTGCGTTTATGGAATACTTGATCTTGCATAGCAGAAATGGTGGCAAATACATTTAATCACAGGATTATTTTGAAATGTCTTGACAATTGACATGAAACTTGCCTGTCAATGGGCAGGAATGGAACACAGAGATAACATTCTTATGATTCTCTCAGGGGCCTCAGCAAGTCAGCTCCCCAAGCATGTGGATCTACAGGAGAAACTTTGGAAGGGTCCTCCCAGGGACATAGATTTTGTTCTAGAATAATTTTATTGTTGTCAACAACCTTGATTATTGGTACTCCTCAAGCATTTGTTGATAGTTGtagttcttcttgtttttttttggtctggATTGTTGATGAAAATATTTACACGTGATTAAATTAAGAAAGCCCAACTACTGTTTAACTAAAAACAACCTTGATTGTTGGACCAAATCGTATTATATCGTCATTAATTGATAGCTGTTTTTAACTATATCGAAATCTTATTTATAGATAATATCTTAATTTGTACTAAATTGAATTAGATTTTAATTGAGTATTGTCAAATATGTtttctcattagaatcgaaACTTGAACATACATATCTTTAACTGAATCGATTGTCGATTGAGTCATCTCTTATTAGAGTCAAATTCAATCGTTTATCAATCGAGTCACATCTCATTGATTCGAACGACTTCTTGTTGATAGTATTGTCAAATGCCTATTAGTTATTACCGTCCAAGTATTTAATTACTTTCCGAAATGCCATATTAATTATTTGACAGAGCCGATTAGTGTCCTAAATTTTCAACGAGAAAGAAGATAGATAGAGGCGTAAACGACGTCGTAACCACGTTGCCACCCAAAGCCCCGCCTAACGCGACCCGGAATTTCCTCGCAGGcaatttcttcatcatcttctctccttcctttcTCGTCGAGTCCCCGTGATTCTCTTGCTTCCTGAAACCTCTCAGAATGTacaaatcaaaccctaattcctTCAATTTGCCTCCTAAATCCACCACCGCCAACTCGCGCTTGACTCAGAAGCAACTCATAGACTCGCTCGCCTCTCACATCTCTCTCTATCACTCTCATTCTCTAAATTCCGGCTGCAATCGGAACCCTAACTCTAATTACAGAGCCTCGATCCTCAAATGGTTCTCTGCTCTCACCGTCCATCAACGCCAGGCTCACCTGACCACCGTCGACGTCAAATTTACGCAGCTCCTCATTCAAATGCTCGGAAAGGTCCGCACACAAGGCTGCGGCGTCTTCATCGTCCTCCCAGATATCCCCTCATCTGATCCACCTCACCTTCCAAGCCTTTGCTATAAGAGGTCACGTGGCCTTTTGTCTCGAGTCGCCGAGTCAAATGAGTCTGAGCGCTTGATTTTCGAGTCTACCTGGTTGTTTGGCTcgagagaaggggaaaagatCGAGGAGTGTTCGTGTTCGATAAATTGTCTTGATTCTGTGACCGTGAGTGAGGACTTTATAGAAAATGTAGATCATTTCGTTGCTGCAATGGATAAAGTATCCAATGGGCGATTTTTGAGGGGTCAGGAGAGCGAATTGGGATCAGATTGGGTGGAACTTGAATGGTTGAAAGACAAGGGTTATTACAGTCTGGAGGATTTTGTGGCGAGTAGATTAGAGGTGGCCTTGAGATTAGCTTGGTTGAGCTGTAGTGGTGGTAAGAAAAGGGGGGTGAAGTTGAAAGAGAAAGTCATCGCTGCAGGGGTGGCTGCAAATGTATTCTGGAGGAAGAAAGGATGTGTGGATTGGTGGAGGAAGTTGGATTTGGAAACCAGGAGAAAGCTCTCAACTGTGGCATTGGGGAAAGCTGCCAAATTCCTGGTATTTCTATGTGAATTTGTTGTTACACATAATTTTTTCGACAGGTTGAACGTTTAAGATTGTAAAAACTTCTTTCAGTGCTATCGAAACTACGTGAAAATAATGTAAAATCTTGAAGCAATGATACTGGTCGAATGAAATTTAGAACAACAAAGCAGaaacaatttcaatttcaaggTATCAAAACGACACTAGTCAAGCATAAAAAGATCTCTAGATATGCCATTGAATGGAAGAGTTTcaaatttttactttttagaatAGGGTTGGAATTGGTATGCATATTAAATTGACATGGGGCTCATTATGATTTGTTAAAAATGGTGTAGTTAGTAAATTTTGTTCTGGATGTAAAAAGGGAATattctaaaaatgaaaaatattgtcTCTTGAACATtctgtatttctttttttttttgtccaaacacCTGCTTTACATTTTTGAAACTGAGGAGTTTTGTTGAATTAGTTGTTTATCCTTTAACcttgtctttaatttcctgGTTTCTTGTGTGGTTCGAATTAGTGGGTGTGATTTTTCTTCCCTGTCTTTCTATGGTTTGCAATTTGGCTTTGAAAGTTGAATTTACATTTAATTTTCATAATTGTGAAAATCTAGATGCAAATATTTAACTTCATGCAATTGTGGGTGACATTTGACTGTTTCTCAAAGTGGCTTGGAactcaaagaagaaatatataCCATCTAATGCTATATTCACTCTTACTATAATTTCTTATATGTAGGAGAATACTTCGTAAAATGTGTTCGAatgaaacctttttttttgtttccctgTTATAATAATTGGCCttttaaatcaaattaataGGCATGataccttttcttcttcttttttttttggtaaactttgatttttttccccatgGTGATGGAACTTCTGTTCATCTGCATTGTAACTTGGTAAGTCAAATTACTGCCGATTTTGAAGATTGTTGAGTTATTGACTTTTATGCTTTTACCTTTTGTGTATTTGTTTGGATGATATCTGCTTGATTGTTGTAAATTTTGGGCCCAGGATTGACATCTTCTATGTTGTTGTCCTTCAAAATTTGTTGCATGAAGCAATCTacattattgattaagttagctTTTGTTTCCCTCCCGCAGCTTTAACTTCTTTAAAGAAATAGAAGTTCAATTCTGAATTCACTCCCTCCCATTATTACCAGTACTGAAATCTTTTCGTGTTCAATAAGATGTTCCTCAAATTTTCATGCCCTTTGTTACTAAATAGCTGTAAATTTCTGTTTCGGTTGCAATTTTATCATCTGTGAGATTGTGAACGGGAAAATCTACAGTATACATTGTTTTTGATAAGAAAATGTAATGGAAATCTACTGTAATACATGAGAaaagtaattattattttcaaatgcttgaaaattttccatgGACAACATGGCTTAAAAGTCCTAAAAACTAATTTTCAGACACTTGAGATTTCAAAGGGGAAAAGCTCTGTTATGATGGAGGAGATGTGGTCCCTTAGTGCCGGAGTGGAACAAGCATCGAGGTATAAGTGTTCAGACTCATCACGAAGCCATACTGTGACAAATACAGCTTATACTGGATTTGGCTTATCAATTAAGCCTCCTTCTGGTCATGGAAAATCGAAGGCCCTCATCGAGATTCTTAATCAATTAATTGTTCTTCAGGATGTCCTTAGTCTTGTGTCATCATGTTGGCATAGTGACCATAATATAGGGAAGGTTTTCTTCACGACACTGGGATGTCTTGGTACCACTTCTGATTGTGTATTAAGAAAAATGAGAGCATTAATTATGGTTATTTCACTTGATTGCATGAAAATCGAACTTCTTGAAGAAGATAATTCTAAGTCTCTGCCTACTAAATCCAAAGAAAAGCTCAGTTCATGCAGTAAGAAAAAGAAGGGGAGAACCCATAACATGAAAAAGCTAAATCCTGGGGCAGGTTCAGGTGCAGATGACTTTTTGTCCGACAAACCTTTCAAGGTATTGTCTTGTTGAAAACTTTCTAGTAGTAAGCATTTTTATAATATGTATGTACATTggcatgttttcttttttgttgtgaGAAAATTAGATTTATTTACTAAATGATATCATAGGATTTTGAACGTGGATTGGCAtgtaaagagagagaagatttgGTGGAGTCATCCAATGAGATGCATGGTACACTTCATGGGAAGGAAGGTCAAAGAGAGACATCATTTTCAGCAGTGGAAATGGTTGCTTGTTTTAATTtggataataatttttttattaatgatttaaatagattataactgaCGCCCTGTCATCAGGAACATGACCAAAGAATGGTTGTCGGAAAGGAACGATCTACTGCAAGGAAGTgtaggaaagaaaaaaagaaaagtaaaagttCTGGTTTTAAAAATCCAACTGAAGtgaaaaattcaacaaaatcagTTGCAACTGGCCCCTCTTCCTCTGTTTCTTCTGCAGCCGAGGCAGCGAAGGCTGCATCTGCCCATTCGACTGTCCAGACTGTATCTGATGAAAAGCTTAATGTTGGCAACATCGTTGAAGAACATTTAAGTGTTAGAAGGTCTTCTTTGGAACCCCCTAGGGGGTATATTTTCACTGAAAGCATCCAAGAAGATTGTTCATGTCGTTCTACTGAAGATCTATGTCATGGGGGTACAGACTACAACCAGGTTTCAGGCATTCTGAAGAATCATACTACACTTGGCAGGCTAGGAATATCAAGTTGTAACATCGACAGCGATGTTATTTCTGCCATTGAGCCTGCATTGGAGCTTGATAGTGTTTCCACAAATGTAGATGCCAGCTTAGATAATTTGTTTCCTTCGACTAAACTAGAGACAAAAGCAGATTTTATGGACAAATCAGTCAGAGCTATGAGTAGAAAAGAGGAACCTCTGTGGATTCAGGAGCAAGAGACTGAAAATATTTATGTTGGAGTTGGACACACAAGTGCTTCTGCATTTATTTCATATGAGTGGCCTAGTGTAGCACCTGTTTTTTTCCCGTCCATCAATCCACATATTCCTGCTGCGACTGATAGATTACATCTTGATGTTGGTCACAACTGGCATAATCACATTCGCCAACCTTTTGTACCCACAATGCATCAGGCAAGAAATGCACGCATTGAAGTTGGGTGCAGTCCGATTTTCCCTAGGCCATTGCCAATGAGTTTGGATTGGCCTCCAATGGTTCGAAATAATTGTGGCCTGGCTCCATCATTTACCTATAATTATGATCCTGGGTTCATTGCGAGGCGGCAGTCTGCTTTTCAGCCGACCTTCTCTGGTCAGAATTATATGAAAGCCTTGGACAATGAGAAGTATTCTGGTGATTCTTTGGATTTGACTGAACTAGCCAATATGCAGGAATTAGCTGAGGAATGTGACAGCCACTGGCTATCTGAGGAAGAATTTGAGGTGCATGCTGTTTCTGGGATAGATTACAATCAGCACTTCGGCGGCGGAGTGATGTATTGGAATCCCTCTGATCATCCGGGAACAAGTTTCTCTCGACCTCCTTCACTTAGTTCTGATGATAGCTCATGGGCTTGGCGTGAAGCAGATATGAAGAGGGCTGTTGATGACATGgttgccttttcttcttcttacagTACAAATGGTTTGACTTCACCAACTGCCGCTTCCTTTTGTTCTGCTTTTGATCCTTTGGGGCCTGGACATCAAGCACTTGGTTATGTGGCGCCAGCCAATGATGTACATGGCAAAGTGCTGCATTCGTCAACGACAATAGATGCTGTATCAGAAGATGATGTCTCAGGATGTTTGTCTAATATATCTGCTGATATTGAAGGGAAGCCGGGAGATTCACTCCCCTATCCTATTTTGCGTCCTATCATTATACCAAATCTATCAAGGGAAGGATCAAGATCTGATTTCAAGCGTAATCATGATCACAAAAGCCCGTGTCTTCCCACTAGTAGGCGGGAGCAGCAACGGATAAAACGCCCACCATCACCTGTAGTTCTTGGTGTTCCACGAGCTCCGCGTCTGCCTCCACCGTCTCCTGTGAGTGACTCTAGAAAACATAGGGGTTTTCCTACAGTTAGATCTGGGAGCTCCAGCCCAAGGCATTGGGGTATGAGAGGTTGGAATCATGAGGGAACTAACTTGGAGGAAGCTTGTACACGTGTGGATGGAGCTGAAGTTGTTTGGCCTTCTTGGAGGAATAAAAGTCTTTCAGGCTGCACAATGATTCAGCCTCTTTCTGGATCTTTGCTGCAAGATCGCCTTATTGCAATGTCCCAGCTAACCCGAGATCAAGAACATGTAAGCATAACTTCCACCTTATTCCCTTTAAATATGTTTTGGGGTTTGACTGATGCATGTGTTTGTTTGTAATATTGCATTACAGCCAGATGTGGCATTACCACTGCAACCACCAGAATTGCAGTGTGCTACTCGAAAGGCATCCCTCTCCCTGATGTACAGTCTCCTACATAATGAAATTGATTCATTCTGCAAGCAGGTAGATGGCTTGATTgatttccttcttctttctattttattattttggggAGGTTTTCAAGTATAATATCCAATAAGATTCTGTTGCTTTGAGATTCTGTTGCTTTGAGATTCTATTGCCATTTTTTGAGGCCATCACTGTGTAATTGATTGTTTTTATGGCATCACGATACCCAAGGTTGCTGCAGAGAATATGGGTCAGAAACCTTACATTAATTGGGCAGTCAAGCGGGTCACACGGTCTCTCCAAGTATTGTGGCCTAGGTCAAGGACAAATATCTTTGGTTCAAATGCAACAGGTTTGGCACTTCCAACCAGTGATGTGGATCTAGTGGTTTGTCTTCCTCCAGTAAGGAATCTGGTAAGAGTTAAAATAGGTGTTTACTTGAAATTACATTTACCTATTGCATTGGTTCTATCTGGGCAGATACTTATATGCTGACATTTGTTTCTAGGAACCAATcaaagaagctgggattttggAAGGCCGTAATGGTATCAAAGAAACTTGCCTTCAGGTACATAGTATGTTTGACACTGGTACTACAGTGCTAAGTAGTTGTGATAAAGGCGTTCTGTCAAATTTTATATTGCCTGCAAAACATATTTTTGATTCTCCGGATGAAACTGTTTGGAATCTCtttttttaagtttatatcGTCTACTGTTATATTTGCAGTTGATATGGaattatgttgttttttttctatTGATTTGCTACCATATTATCTCAGAAGATATACCTTGCTACATCTGTATTTCAGCATGCAGCCAGGTATCTTGCTAATCAGGAGTGGGTGAAAACTGATTCTCTTAAAACCGTGGAAAATACTGCTGTAAGTGTTATCATTCTGAACTGTGTTAGTATTTGATTCCTTTTATGATGGTGTTTCTTATATGTGTTTCGTATACTGGTGACTTGGTGACTTTTTTCCGCAGATACCTATCATTATGCTTATGGTCGAAGTTCCCCGCTATTTGATTGCCTCTGCTGTTTCTAATGTTCAATCACCAAAGGAGGAGCCAACTTGTTTGACTTGTGACAATGGTAACAACAACACTCTCTCCGGTGCAACTGGTTTTGAAGACTCTGCATCACCAAAATGCTCTCAGAGCAATGATGATAATTTAGATGATGTGAAGTCAGTTCGCATTGATATCAGTTTCAAGTCCCCGTCACATACAGGACTTCAAACTACTGAACTGGTAAGCTTTGTGTGAggtatatgtatacatacatatatatgtgtgtatgtatcatGTACGAtatttgtttaccttttacctcTGCTCAGTTTTAGGCTATTGGTAGTCTAGCAAGAGAATATTTGAGGCTTTTCCTTTGTCAATCAATCCTGGATTCATATGGTAACATGATAGGACAGTTAAAAGGCTTAACTTGGGAGTGGCAAATTCTCACAGGGTCTCAGGGCTTGG contains:
- the LOC119982767 gene encoding uncharacterized protein LOC119982767 isoform X4; this translates as MYKSNPNSFNLPPKSTTANSRLTQKQLIDSLASHISLYHSHSLNSGCNRNPNSNYRASILKWFSALTVHQRQAHLTTVDVKFTQLLIQMLGKVRTQGCGVFIVLPDIPSSDPPHLPSLCYKRSRGLLSRVAESNESERLIFESTWLFGSREGEKIEECSCSINCLDSVTVSEDFIENVDHFVAAMDKVSNGRFLRGQESELGSDWVELEWLKDKGYYSLEDFVASRLEVALRLAWLSCSGGKKRGVKLKEKVIAAGVAANVFWRKKGCVDWWRKLDLETRRKLSTVALGKAAKFLTLEISKGKSSVMMEEMWSLSAGVEQASRYKCSDSSRSHTVTNTAYTGFGLSIKPPSGHGKSKALIEILNQLIVLQDVLSLVSSCWHSDHNIGKVFFTTLGCLGTTSDCVLRKMRALIMVISLDCMKIELLEEDNSKSLPTKSKEKLSSCSKKKKGRTHNMKKLNPGAGSGADDFLSDKPFKDFERGLACKEREDLVESSNEMHGTLHGKEGT
- the LOC119982767 gene encoding uncharacterized protein LOC119982767 isoform X3, encoding MTFCPTNLSRILNVDWHVKREKIWWSHPMRCMVHFMGRKEHDQRMVVGKERSTARKCRKEKKKSKSSGFKNPTEVKNSTKSVATGPSSSVSSAAEAAKAASAHSTVQTVSDEKLNVGNIVEEHLSVRRSSLEPPRGYIFTESIQEDCSCRSTEDLCHGGTDYNQVSGILKNHTTLGRLGISSCNIDSDVISAIEPALELDSVSTNVDASLDNLFPSTKLETKADFMDKSVRAMSRKEEPLWIQEQETENIYVGVGHTSASAFISYEWPSVAPVFFPSINPHIPAATDRLHLDVGHNWHNHIRQPFVPTMHQARNARIEVGCSPIFPRPLPMSLDWPPMVRNNCGLAPSFTYNYDPGFIARRQSAFQPTFSGQNYMKALDNEKYSGDSLDLTELANMQELAEECDSHWLSEEEFEVHAVSGIDYNQHFGGGVMYWNPSDHPGTSFSRPPSLSSDDSSWAWREADMKRAVDDMVAFSSSYSTNGLTSPTAASFCSAFDPLGPGHQALGYVAPANDVHGKVLHSSTTIDAVSEDDVSGCLSNISADIEGKPGDSLPYPILRPIIIPNLSREGSRSDFKRNHDHKSPCLPTSRREQQRIKRPPSPVVLGVPRAPRLPPPSPVSDSRKHRGFPTVRSGSSSPRHWGMRGWNHEGTNLEEACTRVDGAEVVWPSWRNKSLSGCTMIQPLSGSLLQDRLIAMSQLTRDQEHPDVALPLQPPELQCATRKASLSLMYSLLHNEIDSFCKQVAAENMGQKPYINWAVKRVTRSLQVLWPRSRTNIFGSNATGLALPTSDVDLVVCLPPVRNLEPIKEAGILEGRNGIKETCLQHAARYLANQEWVKTDSLKTVENTAIPIIMLMVEVPRYLIASAVSNVQSPKEEPTCLTCDNGNNNTLSGATGFEDSASPKCSQSNDDNLDDVKSVRIDISFKSPSHTGLQTTELVKELTEQFPAATPLALVLKQFLADRSLDRSYSGGLSSYCLVILITRFLQHVHHLGKPINQNFGSLLMDFLYFFGNVFDPRQMRISVQGSGVYIKRERGHSIDPIHIDDPLFPMNNVGRNCFRIHQCIKAFSEAYSILETELTCLPDDGDTSSVLPPYRLLSKIIASINLS
- the LOC119982767 gene encoding uncharacterized protein LOC119982767 isoform X1, translating into MYKSNPNSFNLPPKSTTANSRLTQKQLIDSLASHISLYHSHSLNSGCNRNPNSNYRASILKWFSALTVHQRQAHLTTVDVKFTQLLIQMLGKVRTQGCGVFIVLPDIPSSDPPHLPSLCYKRSRGLLSRVAESNESERLIFESTWLFGSREGEKIEECSCSINCLDSVTVSEDFIENVDHFVAAMDKVSNGRFLRGQESELGSDWVELEWLKDKGYYSLEDFVASRLEVALRLAWLSCSGGKKRGVKLKEKVIAAGVAANVFWRKKGCVDWWRKLDLETRRKLSTVALGKAAKFLTLEISKGKSSVMMEEMWSLSAGVEQASRYKCSDSSRSHTVTNTAYTGFGLSIKPPSGHGKSKALIEILNQLIVLQDVLSLVSSCWHSDHNIGKVFFTTLGCLGTTSDCVLRKMRALIMVISLDCMKIELLEEDNSKSLPTKSKEKLSSCSKKKKGRTHNMKKLNPGAGSGADDFLSDKPFKDFERGLACKEREDLVESSNEMHGTLHGKEGQRETSFSAVEMEHDQRMVVGKERSTARKCRKEKKKSKSSGFKNPTEVKNSTKSVATGPSSSVSSAAEAAKAASAHSTVQTVSDEKLNVGNIVEEHLSVRRSSLEPPRGYIFTESIQEDCSCRSTEDLCHGGTDYNQVSGILKNHTTLGRLGISSCNIDSDVISAIEPALELDSVSTNVDASLDNLFPSTKLETKADFMDKSVRAMSRKEEPLWIQEQETENIYVGVGHTSASAFISYEWPSVAPVFFPSINPHIPAATDRLHLDVGHNWHNHIRQPFVPTMHQARNARIEVGCSPIFPRPLPMSLDWPPMVRNNCGLAPSFTYNYDPGFIARRQSAFQPTFSGQNYMKALDNEKYSGDSLDLTELANMQELAEECDSHWLSEEEFEVHAVSGIDYNQHFGGGVMYWNPSDHPGTSFSRPPSLSSDDSSWAWREADMKRAVDDMVAFSSSYSTNGLTSPTAASFCSAFDPLGPGHQALGYVAPANDVHGKVLHSSTTIDAVSEDDVSGCLSNISADIEGKPGDSLPYPILRPIIIPNLSREGSRSDFKRNHDHKSPCLPTSRREQQRIKRPPSPVVLGVPRAPRLPPPSPVSDSRKHRGFPTVRSGSSSPRHWGMRGWNHEGTNLEEACTRVDGAEVVWPSWRNKSLSGCTMIQPLSGSLLQDRLIAMSQLTRDQEHPDVALPLQPPELQCATRKASLSLMYSLLHNEIDSFCKQVAAENMGQKPYINWAVKRVTRSLQVLWPRSRTNIFGSNATGLALPTSDVDLVVCLPPVRNLEPIKEAGILEGRNGIKETCLQHAARYLANQEWVKTDSLKTVENTAIPIIMLMVEVPRYLIASAVSNVQSPKEEPTCLTCDNGNNNTLSGATGFEDSASPKCSQSNDDNLDDVKSVRIDISFKSPSHTGLQTTELVKELTEQFPAATPLALVLKQFLADRSLDRSYSGGLSSYCLVILITRFLQHVHHLGKPINQNFGSLLMDFLYFFGNVFDPRQMRISVQGSGVYIKRERGHSIDPIHIDDPLFPMNNVGRNCFRIHQCIKAFSEAYSILETELTCLPDDGDTSSVLPPYRLLSKIIASINLS
- the LOC119982767 gene encoding uncharacterized protein LOC119982767 isoform X2, whose translation is MYKSNPNSFNLPPKSTTANSRLTQKQLIDSLASHISLYHSHSLNSGCNRNPNSNYRASILKWFSALTVHQRQAHLTTVDVKFTQLLIQMLGKVRTQGCGVFIVLPDIPSSDPPHLPSLCYKRSRGLLSRVAESNESERLIFESTWLFGSREGEKIEECSCSINCLDSVTVSEDFIENVDHFVAAMDKVSNGRFLRGQESELGSDWVELEWLKDKGYYSLEDFVASRLEVALRLAWLSCSGGKKRGVKLKEKVIAAGVAANVFWRKKGCVDWWRKLDLETRRKLSTVALGKAAKFLTLEISKGKSSVMMEEMWSLSAGVEQASRYKCSDSSRSHTVTNTAYTGFGLSIKPPSGHGKSKALIEILNQLIVLQDVLSLVSSCWHSDHNIGKVFFTTLGCLGTTSDCVLRKMRALIMVISLDCMKIELLEEDNSKSLPTKSKEKLSSCSKKKKGRTHNMKKLNPGAGSGADDFLSDKPFKEHDQRMVVGKERSTARKCRKEKKKSKSSGFKNPTEVKNSTKSVATGPSSSVSSAAEAAKAASAHSTVQTVSDEKLNVGNIVEEHLSVRRSSLEPPRGYIFTESIQEDCSCRSTEDLCHGGTDYNQVSGILKNHTTLGRLGISSCNIDSDVISAIEPALELDSVSTNVDASLDNLFPSTKLETKADFMDKSVRAMSRKEEPLWIQEQETENIYVGVGHTSASAFISYEWPSVAPVFFPSINPHIPAATDRLHLDVGHNWHNHIRQPFVPTMHQARNARIEVGCSPIFPRPLPMSLDWPPMVRNNCGLAPSFTYNYDPGFIARRQSAFQPTFSGQNYMKALDNEKYSGDSLDLTELANMQELAEECDSHWLSEEEFEVHAVSGIDYNQHFGGGVMYWNPSDHPGTSFSRPPSLSSDDSSWAWREADMKRAVDDMVAFSSSYSTNGLTSPTAASFCSAFDPLGPGHQALGYVAPANDVHGKVLHSSTTIDAVSEDDVSGCLSNISADIEGKPGDSLPYPILRPIIIPNLSREGSRSDFKRNHDHKSPCLPTSRREQQRIKRPPSPVVLGVPRAPRLPPPSPVSDSRKHRGFPTVRSGSSSPRHWGMRGWNHEGTNLEEACTRVDGAEVVWPSWRNKSLSGCTMIQPLSGSLLQDRLIAMSQLTRDQEHPDVALPLQPPELQCATRKASLSLMYSLLHNEIDSFCKQVAAENMGQKPYINWAVKRVTRSLQVLWPRSRTNIFGSNATGLALPTSDVDLVVCLPPVRNLEPIKEAGILEGRNGIKETCLQHAARYLANQEWVKTDSLKTVENTAIPIIMLMVEVPRYLIASAVSNVQSPKEEPTCLTCDNGNNNTLSGATGFEDSASPKCSQSNDDNLDDVKSVRIDISFKSPSHTGLQTTELVKELTEQFPAATPLALVLKQFLADRSLDRSYSGGLSSYCLVILITRFLQHVHHLGKPINQNFGSLLMDFLYFFGNVFDPRQMRISVQGSGVYIKRERGHSIDPIHIDDPLFPMNNVGRNCFRIHQCIKAFSEAYSILETELTCLPDDGDTSSVLPPYRLLSKIIASINLS